Proteins encoded within one genomic window of Mauremys mutica isolate MM-2020 ecotype Southern chromosome 11, ASM2049712v1, whole genome shotgun sequence:
- the LOC123344112 gene encoding deoxyribonuclease-1-like 2 yields MRTNRDAVSLPACRMGATRPALALLTLAYLLCTATTLKICAFNIKSFGDSKLSDETTAGIIVKILSRYDIALVQEVRDADLSAVTNLLDQLNSASKHQYSYEISEPLGRENYMEMYLFIYRTQTVSVVATYQYPDPTNTFSREPFIVKFSSPNSQGQEFVLVPLHTPPSEAVAEIDALYDVYLDVIDKWGTDNIMFLGDFNADCSYVKKGDWGSIRLRTSEVFEWLIPDSADTTVGKSDCAYDRIVVCGSKLKKSIKPKSAAVYDFQHAFKLEQAEALAVSDHFPVEVTLKAH; encoded by the exons ATGAGAACCAACAGAG ACGCTgtgtcccttcctgcctgcagGATGGGGGCCACGAGGCCAGCGCTGGCCTTGCTGACCCTGGCCTACCTGCTGTGCACCGCCACCACCCTGAAAATCTGCGCTTTCAACATCAAGAGCTTTGGAGACAGCAAGCTGTCCGACGAGACCACCGCGGGCATCATCGTGAAA ATCCTGTCACGGTATGACATTGCCCTGGTGCAGGAGGTGCGGGATGCCGATCTCAGTGCTGTGACCAACCTCCTGGACCAGCTCAACAG TGCATCGAAGCATCAGTACAGCTATGAGATCAGCGAGCCCCTGGGTCGGGAGAACTACATGGAGATGTACCTCTTCATCTACAG GACGCAGACGGTGTCTGTAGTGGCCACGTACCAGTACCCAGACCCAACCAACACCTTCAGTCGGGAGCCCTTCATCGTGAAATTCTCATCCCCCAACTCGC AGGGGCAGGAGTTCGTGCTGGTGCCCCTGCATACGCCCCCCAGCGAGGCTGTGGCAGAGATCGACGCCCTCTACGATGTCTACTTAGATGTCATCGACAAGTGGGGGACTGAT AATATCATGTTCCTGGGAGATTTCAATGCCGACTGCTCCTATGTCAAGAAAGGGGACTGGGGGTCCATCCGCCTGCGCACCAGCGAGGTGTTCGAGTGGCTCATCCCTGACAGCGCAGACACCACTGTTGGGAAGTCAGACTGTGCCTACGACAG GATTGTGGTGTGTGGTTCCAAGCTGAAGAAAAGCATCAAGCCCAAGTCTGCTGCTGTCTATGATTTCCAACACGCTTTCAAACTGGAGCAAGCCGAG GCCCTGGCTGTCAGCGACCATTTCCCCGTGGAGGTGACGCTGAAGGCTCACTGA